One stretch of Gemmatimonadota bacterium DNA includes these proteins:
- a CDS encoding EamA family transporter: MRNVLLILVCVALGVCGQLLLKHGMSSPGIRVTAASQIPAMIGRAIATPSVVSGFLFYGLSSVLWLVILTRVELSMAYPMLSIGYVLVVFLSRFFFHEHVTPMRILGTLVVCLGVFLISRSQ; the protein is encoded by the coding sequence ATGAGGAATGTACTGCTCATTCTGGTGTGCGTCGCCCTCGGCGTCTGCGGACAACTTCTGCTGAAGCACGGGATGAGTTCGCCCGGTATCCGTGTCACCGCGGCTTCCCAGATTCCTGCCATGATCGGGCGGGCGATCGCTACGCCTTCGGTCGTCTCCGGCTTCCTCTTCTACGGGCTCTCGTCCGTGTTGTGGCTCGTCATCCTCACGAGAGTGGAGCTTTCCATGGCCTACCCGATGCTCTCCATCGGATATGTGCTGGTCGTGTTTCTCTCGCGGTTCTTCTTCCATGAGCATGTGACTCCCATGCGCATTCTGGGGACACTCGTCGTTTGTCTTGGCGTGTTCCTGATCTCGCGATCCCAATGA
- the udk gene encoding uridine kinase, with protein sequence MSTAETTRPIVIGIAGGSGSGKTTVALRVADHFENRKVVILHHDSYYRDRSDLPLEDRRRLNYDHPDSFENELVVEHLVALRTGEAIPRPTYNYESHCREEKPVSVGPAHIILLEGILVLDIPEIRELLDIKLYVDCAADERLTRRILRDLHERGRSVHSVLNQYTDTVRPMHLQFVEPSKRHADVIIPRGGFNEVAIDLIVSRMREILTRLSEVEVER encoded by the coding sequence ATGAGCACCGCCGAGACGACGCGCCCCATCGTCATTGGGATTGCAGGCGGGAGCGGGTCCGGGAAGACCACGGTCGCCCTGCGTGTGGCGGACCATTTCGAGAATCGGAAGGTGGTCATTCTCCATCACGACAGCTACTACCGGGATCGATCCGATCTCCCGCTGGAGGACCGGCGGCGCCTCAACTACGATCACCCGGACTCCTTCGAGAATGAACTGGTGGTCGAGCACCTGGTGGCGCTTCGTACGGGAGAGGCGATTCCACGCCCGACCTACAACTACGAGAGCCACTGCCGCGAGGAGAAGCCTGTCTCCGTGGGGCCAGCGCACATCATTCTCCTGGAGGGGATTCTCGTATTGGATATCCCGGAGATCCGGGAGTTGCTGGACATCAAGCTGTATGTGGACTGCGCGGCGGACGAACGGCTGACGCGCCGCATCCTGCGCGATCTCCACGAACGCGGCCGTTCCGTGCATTCGGTTCTGAATCAGTACACGGACACGGTCCGCCCCATGCATCTTCAGTTCGTGGAACCGTCCAAGCGTCACGCGGATGTGATCATCCCGAGGGGCGGGTTCAACGAGGTCGCCATAGACCTGATCGTTTCCCGGATGCGTGAGATTCTCACCAGACTCAGCGAAGTCGAGGTGGAGCGATGA